The region TTTGCGGTCCGGTCCAAATGCTGTTAATTGATTGACCATACAACATGGAGCGATCGCCCCGCGCCAGAGTTGTATGCCCATTCACATCAACAGCCCACTGTTGCCAGTGTTCATCTCCCATCATGCCCACCCGAAACAACACCTGCTCCGGATGATTCTGGCTCCAACCCAACAGCACAGCATTAGTATACCGAATTCGGGTTGGAGCAATCGTATACACCCGATTGCGGGATCGATCAGCAATCACAGCGTAATCCGAAGCAATATCAGAACCAAACAGCGACTCAAACTCTCGTGCCAGGAGGCGATCGCCTGATTCCGACCAGGACACTGGAATCACAATGGAAATTCTTCCCGCCAAATTAGCCCCCGTATTCAAGAATGGATTATCTGCCAGAGGTGATTTTGGAGTAATTGCTTGTAAATCACCAGTTCGCAGGTTCTCCAAAAATAAGACACTGGTTACATGGCTCCGAAAGTAGTCAGGCTCCACTTGCATTTGAATTCGACTGTATGCCGCATACTCACGATCCGGTGAGATCAAAGACTGGCTGCGATAGCAATACGCTCCAGATAAGTTGCTGGAATGGCTTGCACTAAACGTCGCCAGTACCCAACCCCATGGAATTGGATGGGGACTATCTAGTGGATCGATTTGCACGGAGTGGGAGTGATAGGACATAGCAAACCCTTAATTGTGCGAGGAACGGAATGCAAAGCAGCCTCTGGTAAGGTCAAGAACCAGAAGCACCGGGAACCACCAACGGAGTTAGCGAGAAAAAGCAAAAGCTACCGACTCGGGCTACACTACTACAGCCCCAATAGCACAGTAGAGCGAGAATTTTAGCTCAAATAACGAGTCTTATGCTAAGAGCTAAACCGCAAACCTTTTTCTCAAAAGATGCTCACTTAGAACACTGGAGTTACCTTCATGTATAGCAGCCATTCTACGGAAAGGACGCTTTATTTAATTAAGTTTCCAGGAGATTTAACCTTTTTAGCAGTAGTGTAAATTCTCGGCTTGAGATTCATAGATTTTAGATTGAGAAACCTAACAGATTGGTATGAACATTGTTTTTTTTGGAACGCCTGAGTTTGCGGTGCCTAGCCTGGAACACTTGATCGCTCGATCAGAATTTAACGTTTTAGCCGTTGTGACCCAGCCAGACAAACGACGGGGACGCGGCAACCAGCTTATCGCATCTCCAGTGAAAGCAGCAGCACTGCGTCATCACATCCCCGTTTGGCAGCCTCAAAGCGTTAAAAAGGATGCTGCCACGCTCGAACAGTTGAAAACTGCTCAGGCAGACGCTTTTGTGGTAGTTGCTTATGGTCAAATTCTATCTCCAGCAATTTTGGCAATGCCGAGGTTGGGATGCATTAATGCGCATGGTTCCATTCTGCCCAAATATCGGGGGGCAGCGCCGATTCAGTGGAGTTTGTATCACGGCGATCGCGAAACTGGGATTACAACCATGCTAATGGATGCAGGCATGGATACTGGACCGATGCTGCTAAAAGTTCGGACTCCAATCGCCTTGCTAGAGAATTTTGATGATTTAGCGGCTCGTCTGGCTCAGTTATCTGCGGATTTGTTAGTAGAAACATTGCTCAAATTGGAACAGGGAATGATTCGACCCATACCGCAAGATCCAGAACAGGCAACCTATGCACCTCTGATTAAAAAATCGGATTACGAACTAGATTGGTCACGAACTGCGATCGCCTTACACAATCAGGTACGGGGGTTCTATCCCAACTGTACCACCTCGTTTCGAGGAGAGGGAATCAAGTTGATGAAGACCGTGCCACTCGGTGAAGCTTACTGGGACGTTTTGCCCACCGAGTATCAGCAACTCGCTCAAGACTGGAACGAGCTTTGTGAGAAATTGGGAGAGCCTGGAGAAATTATTGCGATCGCCAAAGGCTTGGGACCGATTGTGCAAACTGGAGAGGGGCTGCTACTGCTGCGAGAGGTGCAATTAGCAGGCAAACGTCCACAATCAGGCGGAGATTTTGCCAATGGCTCTCGTCTTGCGATCGGTGAATGTTTCCTCTCAAGTTCGATCCCACCAGTTTCTATTCAATCTGAAATTTAGGTCACTATACCAATCTGAAATTTAGGTCAAAGGCTTATTGCCTCGTAAAAACGACATCCACTACACGGTCCATCAGGATTAACAGCACACCGGATTAACTCCGAACGGGCATTGAAGCGACAACGGCTATCTCCCAAAACCCAGCGCCCATCTATCTGACTTTTCTCAAAAGGGGGTTGGGCAGATTGGACATAGAGCGCCACTTTGTGCAGTCGATAATGTCCAGCCTTGAACTGATAGCAATGACGACGCTCTAAAATCGCATAGGTTTTTCCCTCTAAGTCCAGATAGGAACCGGGCTGGGGGATCCAATCAAGTTGAATCTTGCCAAGTGAGCGTTCAGGGTGAGCCAGGATCACTTCTGTTAGCAGTGCAGGCGCTTCCATAACCGTGTTGTTGCTGACACTTTGTTTGATACTACCGCACTCGTGGGATCAACTCGGTTGCTCGCCGAGTTGTCGCTACAGGTTCCATATGTATGCCGATATACGATCCCCCAGAGTATGGTATACATAGTGAGGTTTTGTTGCGGTTTTTTAAGAGAAAACTTCATTGTTCGTTTGTCTCTAACCCACAAAACTTGCAGGCATCTCCCCACTCGCATGGTTCTCAGGTGGCGATCGCTGTCGCAGGCGTCACGTTCTTCAACGTGCCCATAGATTGACAGTCATTCATCTTTAACTATGTAGGGTCGTTGCCTCATCGCCTCCCTTTTATCCACGGATCTTCATGACGCTGACTTTCCCCTCTCAACCAATAACCTCAACTCAGACAACTTCCGACTTTCACCTTAAAGACATCCTTAAAACACTGCCCAAAGAATGCTTTCAAAAAGATATGTGGAAAGCCTGGACAGGGTTGCTGACAAATGTCTGCATGGTTGCATTGGGATACCTGAGCATTGCTCATTCCCCCTGGTTTTTGCTGCCTATTGCCTGGGTTTTCACAGGAACCGCATTGACTGGTTTTTTTGTCATTGCTCATGATTGTGGTCACCGTTCTTTTGCCAAACGGCGCTGGGTCAATGATCTGATCGGTCATCTATTCATGCTGCCATTGATTTATCCCTTCCACTGTTGGCGGATTCTCCATAACCAGCATCATGCTCACACGAACAAGATGGAAATCGATAATGCCTGGCAACCGTTTAGACCCGAAACATTTGAGGCGTTTAATAGTTTGATGCGCGTTGCTTATAAAGGCATGCGCGGCTGGTTGTGGTGGTTAGCATCCATTGTTCACTGGGCAGGGTTGCACTTTAACCTGGCAAACTTTGCTGCAAAAGATCGGGGCAAAGTGAAATTGTCGATCGCGATCGTTGGAGTATTCGCTGCCATCTTCTTTCCCATCCTGATTGGGACACTGGGCATTTGGGGATTTGTTAAATTCTGGTTACTACCCTGGTTGGTGTATCACTTCTGGATGAGCACCTTTACCCTGGTGCATCACACTGCTCCGCATATTTCATTCAGCGAGCCAGAAGACTGGAACGCCGCCAAAGCTCAACTTGCTGGCACCGTCCATTGTGAATATCCAGCTTGGGTAGAATTTTTGTGTCACCATATCAATGTACACATTCCGCACCATGTCTCCACAGCAATTCCGTCCTATAACCTGCGCATGGCGCACAACAGCCTGAAGCAAAATTGGGGAGCATATTTGACTGAATCTCAGTTTTCCTGGTCGTTGATGCAAACGATTGTGACAGAGTGCCATCTGTATGACAAGCGGGGTGGCTATTTATCATTTCAAGATTTTCACCAAAAAGGTTAGATGCCTGGAATCACTGTCACTTTGGTCAGCAAGCTTAGGACGAAACAATCAGCTTCGATGTTCTGTTCGGGTAGGCTTGCTGACTTTTCTTTGCCTGGACTTGTGTGGTGATGCCGATAACCTATGCGCCTTTGACAAAACCGCAGACACCATACAAAAGGTGATTTCTTACTACAATCAGAAACTGCTGTCGTCACCTGTCAACCAAACATAAGTGCGCCACATTTGCAAATCGAGGCTATCCTGGGTCTAGTCTGAAGGCACTAGGTAGGAGTTGCAACCATGAAAGCGCAGTTGTGGCTTAGTTTTTTAGGAATTATCTTATCCCTTTTGGGATGTTCCAACGACTCTAGCAATACCTTGTCGCAGTCATCTGCGGTTGCACCAACTACTGGAAATATCCAGCCACAAGAGTTTGCGACTCCTCTCGTTCAGCAATCTGCCAGGGCAGCCACGACGAGACCTGTTCCGGGGCTATTACAACCAACGAATGCAAAAGCTCGGACGAATAGCATTGTCACCGGACGCCGCGACCCATTTGCACCCATCTCTAGCTCAACTGTACCGATTGTGATGTCTTCTGGGCAAAAAGCGCCTAACGTTGCACCGTTACCCACGACCGTAGCGATCGCACCAAAACAACCCCCGACAATTATTCTGCCACCAATCACTTCTACCCCACCAGTCTTGCCCTTGCCCAACCTGCCCACCAGTTCTGCCTTACCGCCTGTGGGTGTCACATCGGTTCCTGTCACACCGCCCTCTCCCACATCCCTGGCAGAATCAATTGAAGTCAGCGGGGTCGTGCAAGTTGCGGGCAAATGGAGTGTGATTGTGAAAGAGCCAACTGCTTCCAGTAGTCGTCATGTAGCAGTAGGAGAATATTTAGAGAACGGCAAGGTGTTAGTGAAAAAGATTGTTTCGCCTGGCAGTACAGATCCAATCGTAGTTTTACAACAGAATGGGGTTGAGATTCGCAAATCTCTGGTTTAGGCTGGGTACAGTGAAGCGTGCCCTTAGACGATGGAGCTGAACGTGCGATGAGCACTCGCAAAACATCCTTCCGTGTAACTGAGCGTCGTTCTCTCAACTACGAAGAGACCTATCTGTGTCCAGTGTGTCGTCATGGGCAGATTTCATCACTGGCTTTGATGGATGCTTTTTCCTGTAATTTTTGTCGTCATATCTTCACAGCCGATTTACGGGATCAATCCATTCGGGTAGAAGACAGTTCCCAACCGATGACCTGGCGCTGGAATGGGCATGGCTGGCAGGGCTTACATCGCACTAATGTGGATTTAACGGCAGTGATCTGGTTGATTGGCGCTGCCTTAGTAATTTTGCCACCTAGCCTGATTTGGATTTCATCACATACTTTCCCACCCGTTGAAGGGGAGAAATTATCCTGGTTTCCAACCGTTTGGGTCAGTCTGGCATTTTTGATACATCTTACCTTTGTTTCCTGGCTACTGGCAGAACATTACCAACTACCGCTGTATGTCACCTGTAAGGTGCGGCTGCAAATGTTGTTGGGCAGACGGTAACAGCGAAAAGTTGGGATCTAGACGCTGGATCAGGATTTGGATGGACGCAATATCTTTTGTGGTTGTATGAGGTTGTTTTTTTAACCAGGCGATCGCAGCAGATCGTCCTTGTTGGGCAGCAATCAGTAACGTTCCCCAACTTTTCACTGCCAATTTATCAGGACTAACACGCAGAGATGCTTTAATGCGATTTTCCAACCGCCCTTTATCGGTCTTTAATACTCCTAGTGTTTCCTGGCTTGCTTCTGCAGAAGATTCAAACACTGTAAGCGCGCGCTCCCAGCGCCCATCAATCAGGTTGGCAAGAATTTGTTGACCGGGACTGGACCACGATCCTTCTGCCTGATTTTGGGTTGCCAGAGCATGCCATCGTATTAGATCCAGTTGAGCTTGAGTTGCCGCAGACCATTGTTGCGGCGATCGCTGCTGAAACGATTGCAACCACTTGAGGCTGGTAGACCACAACCGACTACGAGCCAGCAACAACGCACTGCGGTAGTGAGAATCCTCTAGCACAGGTTCTGTCACCGAAATCGGCTCTAACTGTACTGGGCTATGGACAAAGTTGTGAGGCTTGACCTGATAAATCTCAAAGGAAGGCTCCATCCCAATTGTTTGATTCACAATCAGCTCGGGGGTGCCCCCCCCAGAAACCTCTTTCCAAACAGGTTCATCTTCTGAGGGACTGGTCCATTGCAGTTTCACGCTGAGATGGTAATGGGCAGGATGGTAGTAGAGGATTTGTCCATAGGCGATCGCATCATTCCCCCGTTTGTGAGTTCCACTCAAGTTCAGCCAAACTCCTTGCTTGGGAACAGTGCCTTCATACCGATCAATCTGAGTTAAGGGTAAAGCACGACTCGACCCTTGATTCTCGGAACTGGCTTCTACCAGGGGAGCAATTGCAAAGGATTCTTCCAGTCCGGTAATTGCCAGTTGGCGAACAAGGTAGTAAGCATCTTTTGTGATCAGCGATCGGCGTTGATCAGTAGCAGTTTGATACACACGCAGTTCCACAATGCGATCGCAATTAAACATACAGTTCGCTTCTACCTGGCGCACAGGCAATAACCAATCGGCTGCAGGAGTTTTGCCGTCCCAAAAACTCAAACTTTTGCCTAACGAAATGAAGTCTCCAGGTAGCTTCCCTTGCTGATGCAGTTCACTTCTGATCTCCTGCAACGATTTGGCAGGTTGCTCTATCACGCGATCTGTAATCCACCCGGGGACAAACCGGTTCACCCATTTCACTGATTGTGGATTCACGATGAGTTGCACACTCAACCAGCTTATTCCAACCAGGCCACTCGCTAAACCTGCAATCAGCGCGATCGCCCACACAATTCCCCAATAGGACTTCCTGGTCAGAGGCGAAACAGTGGACAGTTGCTGAGCACATAGTTGAGGGGAGGCAACCCGCATCCCCTTCTGCAAAACTGATTTTCCAGCGTTAGTGCTGGGTTTAGAACGACCAGAAACCGATTTGGGATGATTCGTTCCCATGCATAAAGTCAGTGACAATAGGAATGCGCCTTACTCTACCCGCAATTAGGGGAAATAACACAGGTATCACAAAACGTTAGAATCTCGCGATTTCGATTTAAAGTCTCGCCTTCTCGGCTGTAATCAGCAATCTACGACCTAAGCAATCGATTTAGGCAATCTATGTTGACTCAGCCCGCAACTGCTCCATCTCTTTCTGTAGGTGCTGCCCCCATCGACCGGCAAGTACGGGATCTGTAAACGGAATACGAATGGAAGTTGAGCGATCGCGATCAACAAACTCCAACTCTGCCCGCCCCTTCCCCGGTGGACGTTCCATCTCAACCAGTTGCCCATTCACTAATAATCGAACTGCATGCACTGTCTTCAACGAAAACGTCTGAAGCTGGATAGGACCTTGCCGGGTCGGTACTCCCCAGGTCAATTCATCCCCTTTTTGTCCGATTACTGAAAAAATATCGTATTTTGCACGGTCAAAGGATTCTGCCCATTTCTGATACGCTTCTACCTTCTGATATTCGCGCCAGCCTGTCCACGCTAGACCAATAAAAAATACCAACAACGGCAACCAGAGCAAACCACGTTCCATAAGTGCAGTTTCTTTTTGGAAAAGTTGGAAAAGGGCTAGGAGATAGGGACAGCCAATGCTTATACTGCTTCGTACTCCAACCTTAATCTTAAAGGCTTTGCTGCACTCCCGATTCCCGATTGACTGGGAAGCGACAAAGCTTTGCCCCTACAAGAACTGGTTCCTCATCGCATCCTTAACTATCTGCAACAAATCACCACTCCACACTTTCCAGGCTCGTAGGTTATGGTGGTAAGCAACCTCGACCGTGGGCAGATGTGATGAAAAGGTTTTTGCTGCTGGTGTTGTTTCTCGTAGGATTGGGCTGGGCACTGACCAATTATCAAGGTTTGGCAACGCAAGGAACTTACAACTCAATCATTCTGGACTTTCGCGAAGACGTGGGAGCTGCCCAAATCGAGAGCCAGATTGAGGCGATCGCGAACGAGTTCAAAATCGCCCCTCGCTACAATAGTGAATTTTCATTGAGCGATCACATTTTTGTCGTGAGTGGTGACCCGACGTTCTTAAACAAGTTGAAGCAATCTGAGCTGCGCAAATACACCGAATATATTGAGCCAAACTATATTTATTCCAACTATGCAATTCCTAACGATCCGGACTACGGCAAACAATGGAATATGCGTAGCATTAATGTTGAGCAAGCCTGGGATGAAACAAAAGGCAAAGATATTACCGTTGCCGTGATTGATACTGGCATTAGCCCAGTTCCAGATTTGCAAGACACGAAGTTTGTCGCAGGGTATGACTTTGTCAACGATCAGTCTGAAGCAAAAGACGACAATGGGCATGGAACTCATGTGGCAGGCACGATCGCTCAGGCGACTAATAATAACTTTGGAGTTGCCGGAATTGCTTATGAAGCTACTTTAATGCCGCTGAAAGTGCTCAGTGCTGATGGAGGGGGAACGGTTGCAGACATTGCTGAAGCAATTCGGTTTGCCGCTGATCATGGAGCGGATGTGATCAACATGAGCCTGGGTGGCGGTGGTGAGAGTAACTTAATGAAAGAAGCGATCGCCTATGCCCACAGTAAAAACGTTGTTGTTGTAGCAGCCGCTGGCAACTCAGGGCGAAATGCAGCTGAGTATCCTGCCCGTTACCCCTATGTCATTGGGGTCTCGGCGCTGGATGCTGCCGGAACCAAAACTCCCTACTCCAACTATGGCGCAGGTATCGACATCTCTGCCCCAGGTGGATTAATCAATGGTGACGATAAACTCGGTGGCATTTTGCAAAACACTGTCAATCCTCAAACTGGGGAATCCGTGTTTGAAGCCTACCAAGGAACCAGCATGGCATCTCCCCATGTAGCTGGGGTAGCAGCGCTGGTGAAGGCAATGGGTGTTGAGAACCCCGATGAAGTGGAAGATGTTTTGAAACAAGCATCGTTGCGTGTAGAAGATGACCCACTCAACCATTACGGTGCTGGTAAGCTGAATGCTGCCGAAGCTGTGAAATTAGCCGGAAAAGGGAAGTTTTCTTTCCGCGACTTCTTCCGCTGGCTACGAGACAACGGCTATCTCAATCCTCGCTTCTGGTTTGATGGCGGTGTGATTGCCCTGTGGCCGAAGCTCCTCATGGTATTAGGGTCTTATCTGCTGGCATGGTTCCTCAAACACTACTTCCCCTTTGCCTGGACGTGGTCTCTCTCAACCGGGCTAGTGATGGGAAGTTCAGGGTTGTTCTTCTTGCGAGGACTGTATCTGTACGATGCGCCACAATGGCCCTTCCGGCTGATGGGTAGTTCCATTCCAGAGATGGGTAGCGCTGTGCAGGCAAACGGTTTACTCAATCCATTCTTTGCCAGTGTGTTGATCCCACTCGTTTTAGTCGTGTTATTCCTGGGGCACGCTTCCTGGAAGTGGTTTGCCGTCGGTACAACGATTGGGGTAGCAGTCTGTTTGGCAGTGAGTGCTGTAAATGCGCCGGGGTTGATGTGGTTGGGAGATGGCGCGATCGCGCGCATCTTTCTAGTTGTCAATGCTCTGCTGTGTTTTGCACTGGTTCGTCTTGTCCTTAAACCGGAAACCCGCACCTCATGAGTATTCAAGTCGAAGGCACAATTGAACGTAAAGGCTTTGGTTCAGGCACCTGGGCACTTGTTAGCAACAATGGCGAAACCTACGAGCTACGCAAAGCTCCGGCTGATTTACAACAAGTGGGATTGAAGGTGAAAGTAAACGGTCAAATCCGTGAGGATGTGATGACCATTGCCATGATTGGTCCTGTTTTAGAAGTAGACCAATTTGAAGTAATCAGTCGTTGAAGCAAACTGACTGGTATCAATATCACTGATATCAATATCCTGATATCAATATCAAATTAACCACCGATACCAACACAAAAGGGGGCGATCGCCCCCTTTGATTGTTTGTGTGATTTTACAAGTTGTGTAATCTTACAAGCAACTAAAACGGGCGGAAAATAAAGGGGTAACGGAACGGTTGATCAGGAACATTTAAGCAGTGCACAATCGCCCAAATCGTCAATCCCCAGTGCACCAACCACCAAATTCCGCCTGCCAATCCAAAGGTAATAAACGATAACGGAACTAAGATAATGCCGTAAAGCCAGACATTGAAGTGAAAATTAATGGCTTCCTTCGCATTATCCTTAACTACTGAGTCTTCCGAAAGAAACAGCAGCGCAATTGGAATCCCGATGGAAACAAACAACCCACTGAAAAAAATCGAGGCATGAGCCAGAGAAGATAAAAACTTGCGCTTATCGCTTTCGTAAATTTCAGGTGTTTGCATCTCCACCTCGTGATCCAACTAAAGCTTAACTACATTGACACTATATCGTTAACTTACGAAAAAACTGTTAGGGAGAACATCCCTCGTAATACAGGGATTTCCGAATAGTAGAAGGCCTTTATCTGGCTATTTTGTGAGCAAACCAGCTTAAATCTCGCTGTAACTCATGACGCAGTGCCCGTGTCCATTCGCGGGTTGTCATGGGAAACAGTTGCTCATACGGGTGAAAAATCCTGGCTCCCGTTTTGGTCTGCAAATGTCGATAGATTGGGATTAAAGAAATTTCACGCTTTGCCGGATTTAGTGGATTAGGATCCAGTTTCAAACGCACTGAATTCACCGCCCGCTGTAACGGATTCTTCACCTGAAACACGGGGTCCACATCAACCCACCAAGCGTTGAATCCATGATTTTCACAAAATGGAATACCGAAGATTTGAGCATACATCGGAATCCGATATTCTATAAATCCTAACTCCGGCTGTTCTATAATCGAGTATTGCTCTAGAAATGCTTTGGGAAAACAGATCACAATAAACAAACACCCTAGAGGCTCATCACGATAGTTGTAGGTTTTGGTAACGTACTCAAGAAACTTAAGATATTGCTGTCTGCGCTCTGGAACTTTTGGCGCTACCCACTCCCAATCGTTTTCTATTTCCCGAATCGGCCTCAATCCGGATAGCAAAATCTGCTCAGGTTTAAGAGTGGGGAACAGATGCTCAACTGATTCAAAAACTAACATATCCCACTGCACGATCGCGATCGTATCCCAGTCAAGACATTTTCCACGCTCCCGAAACCAATGAGTAATCATCAAGTCTCCCTGAAGCCATTTCCAGAGAGAATCCTTGTTCTCCTTGAACACATAGAAGTCATCAAGATACTCACCCAACAAAGCTTGGTATTGCTCAGCAGTGGCTGGATCTCCTCCATACAACCCATAAATCGGCACATGAGGATTATATTGACGCAAAAGCTCGAGGCGATTTTTGCACACATTCGGCTGTTTATAGAACCAAAACAAAATCGCCAGCTTCATTAGCAGATCCTCTCTGCGGTCACTGCGGGAATAGATGAGGCTAAACCTAAAACCTCAATGTACTGTTGGGTAACTGTTTCCAGCCTAAATTGATCCAACCATTGAGGCTCAACTTTTTTAGCCTGACCTGACAAAACCTCTAAGATCGCTTCTGCGATCGCCTGACTATCCCCAACAGGGGTTAACCAACCATACCGACCACCATCCAACACTTCTGATGGACCACTTCTACAATCTGTCGCAACAATTGGTGCTCCAGCCGCCATTGCCTCAATTAAAACATTCCCCAACCCTTCCCAAATTGAAGATAAAACAAATACAGACGCACGACTCATATACTTAAAGGGGTTTTGAGTATGCCCCAACAATGCTACGTGCTCGCCTAAACCCAGTTGCCCAATCAAGGCTTCTAACTTTGGTCTGTCAGGTCCCGTCCCTAAAATTACCAACCGAGCAGGAACCACTTTCTGTACTTGAGCGAACCCTCGAATCAGGGTTGGGAAATCATTTTGATCAATTAGCCGACCAACCGAAAGAATTACCGGGATCTCATTGTCTCTAAACCAGGGATGCTCCACAGTTTCATTAGCTTTCTCGACAAAATCAGGTGTGATCACCGGATTATAGATGACCTGAACCCGTTCTAACGGTAAATTAGCAACTCGCGCTAAATCTTCTGCCGCACCCCGCGAAACTGCAACAACTTCGTCAGCCCAGGGATAAAAGAGTCTCACTAATCGTGTTGGACGACCAGGCGACAATCCTAAAAACTCCAACGGACGTTGCAGCGGCGGACGCACCTTCTCTAGAGGACCGAGAGCACCCTGCTCACAAACCACGACCCTAGCATTAGATCTCGCTAGGCGCTTCGCCACGATCGCAACCTCAGTACTAAAGTGCAAACTCGCAAGAATAGCATTTGGCTGCTTTTGGCGCAGATAGTTAACAAACGCGGGAACACTGGTTCGTAGCCGAGGAGCATTCAGATCAACAACCTTTGCTCCCTTTGGGATTTGATGTAAAAAAGGACCTTTGGCTTGCTGCAAAACAATATCTACTTCTAGACCTTGTTTCACAAAACCATACGCTAAATTTATCAATGCCCGCTGAACACCGCCTTCCTCTAAATTGTCAAGCAACAAACTGACCCGAGGGGCAGGTTGAGAAGCCGTTGGAACTTGCTGAGTCATGACTCGATTCATCCAATACTTGATCAATATGCTTCGAATCCGGTATCTCTGCCTGTAGGGGCAATTTCATCGATATTCCTGTTACAAGCATCAAGTCAATGACAGGTGATGGAAACGCAACCGTCTGATTTGATCATCCAACACTATTGCTGAATCTCAGCATAGCTAGTCCGTCTCATATCGTAATCGGGACCTTTTCCTCGGATATAGTTTGCGATCGCCCTTACGTAATGCATCACGTTACACCGATAGGTTTCAAACTCACTTCCCAAAATTGCGACACTCGGATTCACCGACCTTCTCACCGTTGGAGCCGCACTCGCATACATTGGCTTCAGATGAGCAGGATAATAGTGGGCTGTTAACGACTTCCGGCTAAACCGCGGATCCTGATTGTTGTACGCTCCATGAATCGTATAAGGGTGCCAAAAGAGTACATCACCTTTACTCAAAGGAAAGCTGCGATATTCATAGCCCCCTTCATTAATCAAAGCATTAATGGATTTTACAAAAGCATCATGATCTGAAAAATTAGCTGCATTATCCCGTTCAATCACTTTCCCTTTGTGGCTACCAGGAAGCACAAAAAAGCAACCTGCACTTTCATGAATATCTTCCAGCGCATACCAAACGGCAACCATCTGTCCAGGAGGATCAGAATCTAAATAGTAGTGATCCTGGTGTTCAATAGTTCCGGTAGATTTATCAAAAAACATGTTTTGCATCATGACATGGCCAGAAGCGCCTGAGAGAGAACCCAGCACATCAATTACTGCGTCATCAACTAAGCAATGCTCCACTGATTGAGAAAACCCTCGCCAAAGTTTCAAACTCGCAGGATTCAACATCGAATTCTCAATAAAGCCTTCTGGAGTCAGTTTAGGACGAATGGGAAGATGAGTATCCTGGCTGAAAAATACAAACAACCTGGACCGTTTGATTTGCTCATAAGCTGCGAGAAGCGTTTGAATTTTGGAGTGATTGAGCAATCCTTGAACCACGACATAGCCATAAGAGTCGTAATAATTTTTGATTGCGTCCTTCTCACTTGCGGGGAACTTTGTTAGTGTCATTCTATGCTCCAAAAAAACTTTAATAACTTAGACAGGCGATGCGATGCCTAAAACGTCGAGATACTTCCGAGTTGCGGTCTCTAGTCCAAACTGATCCAGCCAAGTCAGATCAATTGGTTTGGGATTGCCTGATAGCACCTGTAAGATGGCATCAGCAAGGGCGTCACTATCTCCAACAGGAGTTAAGTAACCGTATTTCC is a window of Leptolyngbyaceae cyanobacterium JSC-12 DNA encoding:
- a CDS encoding hypothetical protein (IMG reference gene:2510096831); the protein is MSYHSHSVQIDPLDSPHPIPWGWVLATFSASHSSNLSGAYCYRSQSLISPDREYAAYSRIQMQVEPDYFRSHVTSVLFLENLRTGDLQAITPKSPLADNPFLNTGANLAGRISIVIPVSWSESGDRLLAREFESLFGSDIASDYAVIADRSRNRVYTIAPTRIRYTNAVLLGWSQNHPEQVLFRVGMMGDEHWQQWAVDVNGHTTLARGDRSMLYGQSINSIWTGPQMQNQQ
- a CDS encoding methionyl-tRNA formyltransferase (IMG reference gene:2510096832~PFAM: Formyl transferase; Formyl transferase, C-terminal domain~TIGRFAM: methionyl-tRNA formyltransferase) — protein: MNIVFFGTPEFAVPSLEHLIARSEFNVLAVVTQPDKRRGRGNQLIASPVKAAALRHHIPVWQPQSVKKDAATLEQLKTAQADAFVVVAYGQILSPAILAMPRLGCINAHGSILPKYRGAAPIQWSLYHGDRETGITTMLMDAGMDTGPMLLKVRTPIALLENFDDLAARLAQLSADLLVETLLKLEQGMIRPIPQDPEQATYAPLIKKSDYELDWSRTAIALHNQVRGFYPNCTTSFRGEGIKLMKTVPLGEAYWDVLPTEYQQLAQDWNELCEKLGEPGEIIAIAKGLGPIVQTGEGLLLLREVQLAGKRPQSGGDFANGSRLAIGECFLSSSIPPVSIQSEI
- a CDS encoding hypothetical protein (IMG reference gene:2510096833), with protein sequence MEAPALLTEVILAHPERSLGKIQLDWIPQPGSYLDLEGKTYAILERRHCYQFKAGHYRLHKVALYVQSAQPPFEKSQIDGRWVLGDSRCRFNARSELIRCAVNPDGPCSGCRFYEAISL
- a CDS encoding fatty acid desaturase (IMG reference gene:2510096834~PFAM: Fatty acid desaturase) codes for the protein MTLTFPSQPITSTQTTSDFHLKDILKTLPKECFQKDMWKAWTGLLTNVCMVALGYLSIAHSPWFLLPIAWVFTGTALTGFFVIAHDCGHRSFAKRRWVNDLIGHLFMLPLIYPFHCWRILHNQHHAHTNKMEIDNAWQPFRPETFEAFNSLMRVAYKGMRGWLWWLASIVHWAGLHFNLANFAAKDRGKVKLSIAIVGVFAAIFFPILIGTLGIWGFVKFWLLPWLVYHFWMSTFTLVHHTAPHISFSEPEDWNAAKAQLAGTVHCEYPAWVEFLCHHINVHIPHHVSTAIPSYNLRMAHNSLKQNWGAYLTESQFSWSLMQTIVTECHLYDKRGGYLSFQDFHQKG
- a CDS encoding hypothetical protein (IMG reference gene:2510096835), producing MTSGVAIYHFKIFTKKVRCLESLSLWSASLGRNNQLRCSVRVGLLTFLCLDLCGDADNLCAFDKTADTIQKVISYYNQKLLSSPVNQT
- a CDS encoding hypothetical protein (IMG reference gene:2510096836) → MKAQLWLSFLGIILSLLGCSNDSSNTLSQSSAVAPTTGNIQPQEFATPLVQQSARAATTRPVPGLLQPTNAKARTNSIVTGRRDPFAPISSSTVPIVMSSGQKAPNVAPLPTTVAIAPKQPPTIILPPITSTPPVLPLPNLPTSSALPPVGVTSVPVTPPSPTSLAESIEVSGVVQVAGKWSVIVKEPTASSSRHVAVGEYLENGKVLVKKIVSPGSTDPIVVLQQNGVEIRKSLV
- a CDS encoding hypothetical protein (IMG reference gene:2510096837) translates to MSTRKTSFRVTERRSLNYEETYLCPVCRHGQISSLALMDAFSCNFCRHIFTADLRDQSIRVEDSSQPMTWRWNGHGWQGLHRTNVDLTAVIWLIGAALVILPPSLIWISSHTFPPVEGEKLSWFPTVWVSLAFLIHLTFVSWLLAEHYQLPLYVTCKVRLQMLLGRR